One window of Sulfoacidibacillus ferrooxidans genomic DNA carries:
- the trpD gene encoding anthranilate phosphoribosyltransferase, with amino-acid sequence MKEILLKLANGNHLTEYEAEQTMNTIMAGSASPAQIAAYLTLLQARGETIAELLGSARAMRDHALPLTVQGTIVDTCGTGGDGAGTFNISTAAALVASAGGVSIVKHGNRAASSLAGSADVLAALGVTIDMNPRAAEKCVEEIGICFLFAQAYHPAMKHVAPIRKELGYRTMFNILGPLTNPARPKRQVLGTPNTEIARKMAHVLALLGSEHALVVTSEEGLDEISISGMTYLFEVKDHSVRESTLRPSDVHLSEYPLEGIRGGTPDHNAQIIEAIFAGERGPTRDVVVINAAAAFYVAGKVTTLDDGARLAEKMIDSGAASRKLRELIECSLRLESDVSA; translated from the coding sequence ATGAAGGAAATTCTACTAAAATTGGCAAACGGAAATCATTTAACTGAATATGAAGCAGAGCAAACGATGAATACGATCATGGCTGGGTCTGCATCACCTGCACAAATTGCAGCATATCTTACGCTTTTACAAGCGCGTGGTGAGACCATAGCAGAACTATTAGGCAGTGCCCGAGCGATGCGCGATCATGCACTGCCACTTACAGTTCAAGGTACGATTGTCGATACGTGTGGAACGGGTGGAGATGGTGCTGGGACGTTCAATATTTCAACGGCTGCTGCACTCGTCGCATCCGCAGGTGGTGTGTCGATTGTAAAACATGGCAATCGTGCGGCTTCAAGTTTGGCCGGAAGTGCGGATGTGCTAGCTGCTTTAGGCGTAACTATTGATATGAACCCACGAGCTGCTGAAAAATGTGTAGAAGAGATTGGTATTTGTTTTCTTTTTGCTCAAGCCTACCATCCTGCAATGAAACATGTGGCACCCATTAGAAAAGAACTCGGATACCGCACCATGTTTAATATTTTAGGCCCATTGACTAATCCAGCTCGTCCTAAACGACAGGTATTAGGCACACCAAATACAGAAATCGCTAGAAAGATGGCTCATGTACTTGCTTTACTTGGTTCCGAGCACGCGCTTGTGGTGACATCTGAGGAAGGATTAGACGAGATCTCTATATCTGGCATGACCTATCTTTTTGAAGTCAAAGATCATAGTGTACGAGAATCTACACTTCGCCCTTCTGACGTACATTTATCTGAATATCCTCTTGAAGGGATTCGCGGAGGAACGCCCGACCATAATGCGCAGATCATTGAAGCCATTTTTGCAGGTGAACGTGGTCCTACACGCGATGTGGTTGTTATCAATGCAGCTGCAGCATTTTATGTAGCTGGAAAGGTCACTACATTAGATGATGGAGCAAGACTCGCAGAGAAAATGATTGATTCTGGTGCAGCATCCCGTAAACTTCGGGAACTCATTGAATGTAGTTTGAGGTTAGAAAGTGACGTGAGCGCATGA
- the aroB gene encoding 3-dehydroquinate synthase, whose amino-acid sequence MQSHLEQEPKQLHIQAQQGDYDVLIGVHLLENAHRFLAPVLDPTASVMIVYDEALAKLGYVDRMVKGLAPMQSNVYTTAVQSGEASKSLACAEELYRAFIAAGLDRRSTIIALGGGVIGDVAGFAAATFMRGIPFVQVPTTLLAHDASIGGKVAVNLPEGKNLVGAFHAPRLVLYDVSTLESLPLYERASGLAEAIKHGVIYDKELFVFIEEHIDHIVAGDTELLTTLLYRSCKVKAAIVSLDEREAGIRAILNFGHTIGHAIEAVQYGVYTHGAAVAIGMVYETQIARALGMVEEELADRLLILLEKAQLPTKLPAVQRTEEAISTLLEHMRRDKKARSRSLSFILPQHLGSVILNESVDEDLVKRVLAD is encoded by the coding sequence GTGCAGTCTCATCTTGAACAAGAGCCAAAACAACTTCATATACAAGCGCAGCAAGGGGATTATGATGTTTTGATTGGTGTGCACCTTTTGGAGAATGCACACCGATTTTTAGCGCCAGTATTAGATCCAACAGCCAGTGTGATGATTGTTTACGATGAGGCATTAGCTAAACTAGGTTATGTCGATCGTATGGTTAAAGGTCTTGCCCCTATGCAGTCTAACGTATATACAACAGCTGTACAGTCAGGAGAAGCATCTAAGTCATTAGCATGTGCAGAAGAGCTATATCGAGCTTTTATTGCAGCAGGCCTTGATCGCAGATCGACAATTATTGCTCTTGGGGGCGGAGTCATAGGAGATGTAGCTGGCTTTGCTGCAGCAACATTTATGCGTGGTATTCCATTTGTACAAGTGCCCACCACACTTTTAGCACATGATGCGAGTATTGGTGGAAAAGTAGCAGTGAATCTGCCTGAGGGGAAAAACTTAGTTGGCGCTTTTCATGCGCCAAGACTTGTTCTCTATGATGTATCTACACTGGAAAGTCTGCCTTTATACGAACGAGCTAGTGGATTGGCGGAAGCCATTAAACACGGGGTAATTTATGATAAGGAATTATTTGTATTCATCGAGGAACATATCGATCATATTGTAGCGGGAGATACGGAACTTCTTACAACCTTACTATACCGTTCATGTAAAGTTAAAGCGGCTATTGTGAGTTTAGATGAACGCGAGGCGGGTATTCGTGCCATTTTAAATTTTGGACATACGATCGGTCACGCGATAGAAGCTGTACAGTATGGTGTATATACACACGGTGCAGCTGTTGCCATTGGTATGGTGTATGAAACACAGATTGCTCGCGCTCTAGGAATGGTCGAAGAAGAATTGGCAGATCGGTTACTTATACTTCTTGAAAAAGCCCAACTTCCTACAAAATTACCTGCTGTTCAACGGACAGAGGAAGCGATCTCTACATTACTAGAGCATATGCGTCGCGATAAAAAAGCACGTTCGCGCAGTCTTTCGTTCATTTTACCGCAGCATTTAGGCTCTGTCATATTGAATGAGTCAGTAGATGAAGATCTTGTCAAAAGGGTATTAGCGGATTGA
- the aroC gene encoding chorismate synthase gives MLRYLTAGESHGPALMAIIEGLPAYLSIDNEQVNYELWRRQQGYGRGYRMKIETDQVEFTSGLRFGKTRGSPLSFTIANRDYKNWGPRMSPTGLPPNDLQVVTKPRPGHADLAAALKYDYSDIRDALERASARNTATLVAVGAIARQLLAAFHIHLFSHIIQIGHESVNTETLHTMTMEEMARLAEQSPVRTADPEAEKRMMAAIDAAKEQGNTVGGIFEVIVTGVPVGLGSYAMPDRRLDGRIAGMLMGVQAIKGVEIGSGFESARQLGSTVHDAIYYETQRGFYRTTNGAGGIEGGISNGEAIVIRAAMKPIPTLYKPLPSVDMVTKEPYLATIERSDACAAPAAAVVGENAVAWVIAEAFMEKFGGDSIKEVKRNFESYLLQLKERS, from the coding sequence AGAATCTCATGGCCCTGCACTCATGGCCATCATTGAAGGGCTACCAGCCTACTTATCTATAGATAATGAACAAGTCAATTATGAATTATGGCGTCGCCAGCAAGGATATGGTCGTGGATATCGAATGAAAATCGAAACAGATCAAGTTGAATTTACGTCTGGTTTACGGTTTGGTAAAACACGTGGTTCACCGCTTTCTTTTACTATTGCGAATCGCGATTATAAAAACTGGGGACCACGGATGTCTCCTACTGGGCTACCGCCAAATGACTTGCAAGTTGTTACAAAACCTCGACCTGGGCATGCAGACCTAGCGGCTGCTTTGAAGTACGATTATTCAGATATACGAGATGCTCTAGAACGGGCGAGTGCGCGCAATACAGCAACACTTGTCGCAGTTGGAGCGATTGCACGACAATTACTGGCTGCTTTTCATATCCATCTGTTCTCCCATATCATCCAAATCGGACATGAATCCGTGAATACAGAGACTCTTCATACCATGACGATGGAAGAAATGGCGCGACTTGCAGAACAGTCCCCTGTACGCACAGCTGATCCAGAGGCTGAAAAAAGGATGATGGCCGCCATTGATGCTGCTAAAGAGCAGGGGAATACAGTGGGTGGTATTTTCGAAGTGATTGTAACTGGAGTGCCGGTAGGACTTGGTAGTTATGCGATGCCGGATCGAAGATTAGATGGACGTATAGCCGGTATGTTGATGGGCGTTCAAGCGATTAAAGGTGTCGAGATAGGATCCGGGTTTGAGTCTGCCCGTCAACTTGGATCTACCGTGCATGATGCTATTTACTATGAAACGCAACGTGGCTTTTATCGTACGACAAATGGTGCAGGTGGTATTGAAGGTGGTATATCAAACGGCGAAGCTATTGTCATACGTGCGGCTATGAAGCCGATCCCTACTCTCTACAAACCTCTTCCAAGCGTTGATATGGTAACAAAAGAACCCTATCTTGCCACTATAGAGAGATCGGATGCATGTGCGGCACCAGCTGCAGCCGTTGTGGGTGAAAATGCGGTTGCGTGGGTAATCGCCGAAGCTTTTATGGAGAAGTTTGGTGGAGATTCGATAAAAGAAGTGAAACGGAACTTTGAAAGCTATCTTTTACAATTAAAGGAGCGCTCCTGA